The following coding sequences lie in one Arachis ipaensis cultivar K30076 chromosome B05, Araip1.1, whole genome shotgun sequence genomic window:
- the LOC107643974 gene encoding putative pentatricopeptide repeat-containing protein At5g37570 isoform X1 has translation MIIIIYLCMKFYTGTASLHSQPPKASPLLTQFLNTSTTILHLKQTQAFALKLLSHQSHQYNHFLGRLFLRIFYLNAEISNLCYAHKLFDEMPNCPNTFLWTSLIRAFISGTQFRHGISTYARMHQNGVLPSEFTYSTVLNACGRIPATFEGTQVHARVVQSGFLGNKFVQTALLDMYAKFGSVFDARVVFDGMCDRDLVAWTAMICGYAKAGMMIHARWLFDNMGEKNSFTWTTMVAGYANSGDMKSAKKLYDAMDEENKSVVTWVAMIAGYGKFGNVSEAKRVFDRISTPRDPSACAAMLACYAQNGYAKEAIDMYKEMRQSKIKITEVAMVGALSACAQLRDIQMSSTLTEHVEESIYDRICIISNSLIHMHSKCGNINLAWTEFSRMKYRDVYSYSAMIAAFAEHGKSQDAIDLFLKMQKEGLQPNQVTFVGLLNACSSSALVDEGCRYFRTMTEVFGIQPLPEHYACMVDLLGRAGQLERAYCLIEQNASTDATTWGSLLAACRVYGNVELGETAARHLTMIDPEDSGNYVLLANTYASKDKWEHAEEVRKFMSEKRMKKPSGHSWLQREISGQFRDEIF, from the exons atgattattattatttatttatgcaTGAAGTTTTACACAGGAACCGCTTCATTACATTCCCAACCCCCAAAAGCTTCACCTTTGTTAACGCAATTCCTCAACACTTCTACAACCATTCTTCATCTTAAACAGACCCAGGCCTTCGCTCTTAAACTCCTCTCTCACCAATCGCATCAATACAATCACTTCTTGGGTCGTTTGTTTCTGAGGATTTTCTATCTTAATGCCGAAATATCTAATCTCTGCTATGCCCACAaactgtttgatgaaatgccaaacTGCCCAAACACCTTCCTTTGGACATCCCTTATTCGCGCGTTTATATCTGGTACCCAATTTCGCCATGGAATTTCCACCTATGCTAGGATGCACCAAAATGGGGTCTTGCCATCTGAGTTCACCTATTCCACAGTCCTCAATGCATGCGGACGTATCCCCGCCACGTTCGAAGGGACACAAGTTCATGCTAGGGTGGTGCAGTCAGGTTTCTTGGGGAACAAGTTTGTGCAAACCGCTTTACTTGACATGTATGCGAAGTTTGGTAGTGTTTTCGATGCAAGGGTGGTGTTTGACGGGATGTGTGATAGAGACCTAGTTGCATGGACGGCAATGATTTGTGGGTATGCCAAGGCGGGGATGATGATTCATGCGAGGTGGTTGTTTGATAACATGGGGGAGAAGAATTCTTTTACTTGGACTACTATGGTTGCAGGGTATGCAAATAGTGGCGACATGAAATCAGCCAAGAAATTGTATGATGCCATGGACGAGGAGAACAAGAGTGTGGTCACGTGGGTAGCAATGATAGCTGGTTATGGGAAGTTTGGTAACGTAAGTGAAGCAAAAAGAGTGTTTGATAGGATATCAACGCCACGTGATCCGTCAGCATGTGCAGCAATGCTGGCTTGTTATGCCCAAAATGGGTATGCAAAGGAAGCTATTGACATGTATAAGGAAATGAGgcaatcaaaaattaaaatcactGAGGTGGCAATGGTGGGTGCTTTATCAGCATGTGCACAACTTAGGGATATTCAAATGTCAAGTACATTGACAGAACATGTTGAGGAGAGTATTTATG ATAGGATATGTATTATATCCAATTCATTGATCCACATGCATTCCAAATGTGGAAACATAAACTTAGCTTGGACGGAATTCAGTAGAATGAAATACAGAGATGTGTATAGCTATAGTGCAATGATTGCAGCCTTTGCTGAGCATGGGAAATCACAAGATGCTATAGATCTTTTCCTAAAGATGCAGAAGGAAGGATTGCAGCCAAACCAGGTTACATTCGTGGGTCTTCTCAATGCATGTAGTTCTTCAGCTCTCGTCGACGAAGGTTGTAGGTATTTTCGGACTATGACTGAGGTATTTGGTATTCAGCCCTTACCCGAGCATTATGCTTGCATGGTAGATCTGCTTGGGAGGGCTGGGCAACTTGAAAGGGCATACTGTCTCATAGAGCAGAATGCAAGCACCGATGCAACCACCTGGGGTTCTTTATTAGCAGCTTGCAGGGTTTATGGCAATGTGGAATTGGGTGAGACAGCTGCTAGACATCTCACCATGATTGACCCTGAGGATTCAGGAAATTATGTGCTTCTAGCAAACACTTATGCATCTAAGGACAAATGGGAACATGCAGAAGAAGTTAGGAAGTTCATGAgtgaaaagagaatgaaaaaaccTTCAGGGCATAGTTGGTTACAAAGAGAGATAAGTGGACAGTTTAGAGATGAAATATTTTGA
- the LOC110272304 gene encoding uncharacterized protein LOC110272304 isoform X1 translates to MGQGLQPGRRRMQRQVWRRLCRRKLLACYNYRHFWAFCNRLPNKLYEKMKQVAAPDYSQGTRSHLGRRLSPWMQKIQNRKNCCQNSNCPSPKGESDQNKLKGVKLTY, encoded by the exons ATGGGTCAAGGATTGCAACCAGGGAGGAGGCGGATGCAGAGGCAGGTTTGGCGGCGTTTGTGCCGGCGGAAGCTGCTAGCCTGCTACAACTATAGGCATTTCTGGGCATTTTGCAACAGACTTCCCAACAAGCTCTATGAGAAAATGAAA CAGGTAGCAGCACCAGATTACTCTCAAGGGACGCGCTCCCACCTAGgg AGGCGTCTATCTCCTTGGATGCAGAAAATCCAGAACCGTAAAAATTGTTGCCAGAATTCTAATTGCCCTTCGCCGAAAG GTGAATCTGATCAGAATAAATTGAAAGGAGTTAAGTTGACCTACTGA
- the LOC107643974 gene encoding putative pentatricopeptide repeat-containing protein At5g37570 isoform X2, with the protein MIIIIYLCMKFYTGTASLHSQPPKASPLLTQFLNTSTTILHLKQTQAFALKLLSHQSHQYNHFLGRLFLRIFYLNAEISNLCYAHKLFDEMPNCPNTFLWTSLIRAFISGTQFRHGISTYARMHQNGVLPSEFTYSTVLNACGRIPATFEGTQVHARVVQSGFLGNKFVQTALLDMYAKFGSVFDARVVFDGMCDRDLVAWTAMICGYAKAGMMIHARWLFDNMGEKNSFTWTTMVAGYANSGDMKSAKKLYDAMDEENKSVVTWVAMIAGYGKFGNVSEAKRVFDRISTPRDPSACAAMLACYAQNGYAKEAIDMYKEMRQSKIKITEVAMVGALSACAQLRDIQMSSTLTEHVEESIYAFAEHGKSQDAIDLFLKMQKEGLQPNQVTFVGLLNACSSSALVDEGCRYFRTMTEVFGIQPLPEHYACMVDLLGRAGQLERAYCLIEQNASTDATTWGSLLAACRVYGNVELGETAARHLTMIDPEDSGNYVLLANTYASKDKWEHAEEVRKFMSEKRMKKPSGHSWLQREISGQFRDEIF; encoded by the exons atgattattattatttatttatgcaTGAAGTTTTACACAGGAACCGCTTCATTACATTCCCAACCCCCAAAAGCTTCACCTTTGTTAACGCAATTCCTCAACACTTCTACAACCATTCTTCATCTTAAACAGACCCAGGCCTTCGCTCTTAAACTCCTCTCTCACCAATCGCATCAATACAATCACTTCTTGGGTCGTTTGTTTCTGAGGATTTTCTATCTTAATGCCGAAATATCTAATCTCTGCTATGCCCACAaactgtttgatgaaatgccaaacTGCCCAAACACCTTCCTTTGGACATCCCTTATTCGCGCGTTTATATCTGGTACCCAATTTCGCCATGGAATTTCCACCTATGCTAGGATGCACCAAAATGGGGTCTTGCCATCTGAGTTCACCTATTCCACAGTCCTCAATGCATGCGGACGTATCCCCGCCACGTTCGAAGGGACACAAGTTCATGCTAGGGTGGTGCAGTCAGGTTTCTTGGGGAACAAGTTTGTGCAAACCGCTTTACTTGACATGTATGCGAAGTTTGGTAGTGTTTTCGATGCAAGGGTGGTGTTTGACGGGATGTGTGATAGAGACCTAGTTGCATGGACGGCAATGATTTGTGGGTATGCCAAGGCGGGGATGATGATTCATGCGAGGTGGTTGTTTGATAACATGGGGGAGAAGAATTCTTTTACTTGGACTACTATGGTTGCAGGGTATGCAAATAGTGGCGACATGAAATCAGCCAAGAAATTGTATGATGCCATGGACGAGGAGAACAAGAGTGTGGTCACGTGGGTAGCAATGATAGCTGGTTATGGGAAGTTTGGTAACGTAAGTGAAGCAAAAAGAGTGTTTGATAGGATATCAACGCCACGTGATCCGTCAGCATGTGCAGCAATGCTGGCTTGTTATGCCCAAAATGGGTATGCAAAGGAAGCTATTGACATGTATAAGGAAATGAGgcaatcaaaaattaaaatcactGAGGTGGCAATGGTGGGTGCTTTATCAGCATGTGCACAACTTAGGGATATTCAAATGTCAAGTACATTGACAGAACATGTTGAGGAGAGTATTTATG CCTTTGCTGAGCATGGGAAATCACAAGATGCTATAGATCTTTTCCTAAAGATGCAGAAGGAAGGATTGCAGCCAAACCAGGTTACATTCGTGGGTCTTCTCAATGCATGTAGTTCTTCAGCTCTCGTCGACGAAGGTTGTAGGTATTTTCGGACTATGACTGAGGTATTTGGTATTCAGCCCTTACCCGAGCATTATGCTTGCATGGTAGATCTGCTTGGGAGGGCTGGGCAACTTGAAAGGGCATACTGTCTCATAGAGCAGAATGCAAGCACCGATGCAACCACCTGGGGTTCTTTATTAGCAGCTTGCAGGGTTTATGGCAATGTGGAATTGGGTGAGACAGCTGCTAGACATCTCACCATGATTGACCCTGAGGATTCAGGAAATTATGTGCTTCTAGCAAACACTTATGCATCTAAGGACAAATGGGAACATGCAGAAGAAGTTAGGAAGTTCATGAgtgaaaagagaatgaaaaaaccTTCAGGGCATAGTTGGTTACAAAGAGAGATAAGTGGACAGTTTAGAGATGAAATATTTTGA
- the LOC110272304 gene encoding uncharacterized protein LOC110272304 isoform X2, with translation MGQGLQPGRRRMQRQVWRRLCRRKLLACYNYRHFWAFCNRLPNKLYEKMKVAAPDYSQGTRSHLGRRLSPWMQKIQNRKNCCQNSNCPSPKGESDQNKLKGVKLTY, from the exons ATGGGTCAAGGATTGCAACCAGGGAGGAGGCGGATGCAGAGGCAGGTTTGGCGGCGTTTGTGCCGGCGGAAGCTGCTAGCCTGCTACAACTATAGGCATTTCTGGGCATTTTGCAACAGACTTCCCAACAAGCTCTATGAGAAAATGAAA GTAGCAGCACCAGATTACTCTCAAGGGACGCGCTCCCACCTAGgg AGGCGTCTATCTCCTTGGATGCAGAAAATCCAGAACCGTAAAAATTGTTGCCAGAATTCTAATTGCCCTTCGCCGAAAG GTGAATCTGATCAGAATAAATTGAAAGGAGTTAAGTTGACCTACTGA
- the LOC107643976 gene encoding CRM-domain containing factor CFM2, chloroplastic, translating to MQMQMQMLLPQPTPSHFHTPLPLSSSASSFFFFHLPKRTRKPKFLIRSSKLEPATDAQTLPTSAIQRIADKLRSLGFVDQAPASSGASPPSSSSAAVTAGEIFVPLPTRLPIHRVGHTIDPSWSTPENPVPVPGIALLRQNELAKRKENAEEKRRRAREAARERAPTLAELSLSDAEIRRLTTAGLGMKQKLKIGKAGITEGIVQGIHERWRRSEVVRIVCEDICKLNMKRTHDLLERKTGGLVVWRSGSKILLYRGVDYKYPYFLSDEVSGHKNIDNVLQLSEHSDDKDFDERQSHASKMNLVTNADQRSDIKAAKPALIKGVGNPNKVRFELPGEVEIAADADQLLIGLGPRFTDWWGYDPLPVDADLLPAVIPGYRKPFRLLPYGVKSKLTDDEMTTLRRLGKPLPCHFALGRNRKHQGLAAAIIKLWERCEIVKIAIKRGVQNTNSEIMAEEIKHLTGGTLLARDREFIVLYRGKDFLPSAVSSAIDERRNIELSKLKAESSSSDAVTPGKKHGAIECVSEGSGTTSQKGTAIVEQGMFTDAEATIKRNSIKLSMALERKAKAEKLLAELENAECPQEKEIDKEGITEEERYMLRKIGLKMKPFLLLGRRGVFDGTVENMHLHWKYRELVKIICNKRSPEIIHQIAQTLEAESGGILIAVERVNKGYAVIVYRGKNYSRPASLRPKTLLNKKAALKRFLEAQRRESLKLHVLKLDKNIKDLKLKMDKDKEANSKHEAEGMRVDMGSFSNSVNLNSLKEVSIENQESRQKQMIDDDGTRQGEEESMSDLIIEKTQLDGVSVSAVDTRHGISNNNPPESSDMSSKCDPEPSVPVKNTSSKGLPIRPVYLSNRERLLLRRQALKMTKRPVLAIGKSNIVTGVAKAIKTHFQKHPLAIVNIKGRAKGTSVQEVVFKLEQATGAVLVSREPNKVILYRGWGAGEKPRTKINDIEVEEGETSKPTVSPELLEAIKVECGLLRVMNS from the exons atgcaaatgcaaatgcaaatgctaCTTCCACAACCAACTCCCTCTCATTTTCACACTccccttcctctttcttcttctgcttcctcttttttcttctttcatctCCCAAAACGAACCCGCAAACCCAAATTCCTCATTCGGAGCTCcaaactcgaacccgcaaccgaCGCCCAAACCCTCCCAACCTCCGCCATCCAGCGAATTGCCGATAAGCTCCGCTCCCTCGGCTTCGTCGACCAAGCTCCGGCGTCTTCCGGGGCCTCCCCTCCGTCGTCATCCTCCGCCGCCGTTACAGCTGGAGAGATTTTCGTTCCACTTCCAACCCGCCTCCCGATTCACCGAGTTGGCCACACCATCGACCCGAGCTGGAGCACGCCGGAGAATCCTGTTCCTGTCCCCGGCATTGCCCTCCTGAGGCAGAACGAGCTCGCCAAGAGGAAGGAAAACGCGGAGGAGAAGAGGAGGAGAGCGAGGGAGGCGGCGCGGGAGAGGGCGCCGACGCTGGCGGAGCTGAGCCTTTCGGACGCGGAGATAAGGCGGCTGACGACAGCGGGGCTGGGGATGAAGCAGAAGCTGAAGATAGGGAAGGCGGGGATTACCGAAGGGATCGTGCAGGGCATACATGAGAGGTGGAGGCGGTCGGAGGTCGTGAGGATCGTTTGTGAGGATATTTGCAAGTTGAACATGAAGAGGACTCATGATTTGCTGGAG AGAAAAACTGGAGGCCTTGTTGTTTGGAGATCTGGAAGTAAGATACTATTGTATCGAGGGGTTGATTATAAGTATCCTTATTTCCTATCAGATGAAGTTTCGGGACACAAGAACATTGATAATGTGTTGCAACTTTCAGAGCATAGTGACGATAAAGATTTTGACGAAAGACAGAGCCATGCATCTAAAATGAATTTAGTTACAAATGCTGACCAAAGGTCTGACATCAAAGCAGCAAAGCCAGCTTTGATAAAAGGTGTTGGTAATCCTAATAAAGTACGATTTGAGTTGCCAGGTGAGGTTGAGATTGCGGCAGATGCTGACCAGTTATTAATTGGGCTGGGGCCACGTTTTACTGATTGGTGGGGATATGACCCTCTACCTGTTGATGCTGATCTGCTACCTGCTGTTATACCTGGATATAGAAAGCCTTTTCGCCTACTTCCATATGGTGTGAAGTCTAAGCTAACTGACGATGAAATGACCACGTTAAGGAGACTTGGCAAACCCTTACCATGCCATTTTGCCTTGG GTAGAAACAGGAAACATCAAGGATTGGCTGCTGCAATTATTAAATTATGGGAAAGATGTGAGATTGTCAAGATTGCCATAAAGAGAGGTGTGCAGAATACTAACAGTGAGATTATGGCTGAAGAGATAAAG CACCTGACTGGTGGGACTCTCCTGGCTCGGGATAGAGAATTCATTGTCTTGTATAGAGGAAAGGACTTCTTGCCTTCTGCAGTATCTTCAGCAATTGATGAACGGAGAAACATTGAGTTATCCAAACTAAAGGCTGAAAGCAGTTCTTCAGATGCAGTCACTCCAGGCAAGAAACATGGAGCTATAGAGTGTGTTTCAGAAGGAAGTGGTACTACCTCCCAGAAGGGTACAGCAattgttgaacaaggaatgttcACTGATGCTGAGGCAACTATCAAAAGGAATAGCATCAAGTTGTCAATG GCATTAGAAAGAAAAGCAAAGGCTGAAAAACTTCTAGCGGAGCTGGAAAATGCAGAGTGCCCACAAGAAAAAGAAATTGATAAAGAGGGTATTACTGAAGAAGAGAGATACATGTTGCGGAAAATTGGCTTGAAGATGAAGCCCTTCTTGTTATTAG GTAGACGAGGGGTTTTTGATGGAACGGTGGAAAATATGCATCTTCATTGGAAGTATAGAGAACTTGTGAAGATAATATGTAATAAGCGAAGTCCAGAAATTATTCATCAGATAGCTCAGACCTTAGAGGCAGAAAGTGGTGGAATATTAATTGCAGTAGAGAGAGTGAACAAGGGATATGCAGTCATTGTATATCGTGGAAAGAATTATAGCAGACCTGCTAGTTTGAGGCCTAAAACGCTTTTGAATAAAAAAGCTGCCTTGAAGAGATTCTTAGAGGCACAACGTCGTGag TCATTGAAGCTTCATGTTTTGAAGCTAGATAAGAATATAAAGGACTTGAAACTTAAGATG GATAAAGATAAGGAGGCTAACAGTAAGCATGAAGCTGAAGGGATGAGAGTTGACATG GGATCTTTCTCAAATTCCGTAAACTTGAATTCTCTAAAAGAAGTTTCTATTGAAAATCAAGAATCAAGACAGAAGCAGATGATTGATGATGATGGAACTCGTCAAGGTGAAGAAGAATCTATGTCTGATTTGATTATTGAAAAGACACAG TTGGATGGAGTGAGTGTCTCTGCAGTTGATACCAGGCATGGTATCTCTAATAACAATCCACCAGAATCATCTGACATGTCATCAAAATGTGACCCTGAACCATCCGTTCCAGTGAAAAATACGAGTTCAAAAGGGTTGCCTATTAGACCGGTGTATCTTTCCAACAGAGAAAGACTTCTTCTAAGAAGGCAAGCCTTAAAGATGACAAAGCGACCTGTCCTTGCCATAG GAAAGAGCAATATTGTTACTGGTGTTGCAAAAGCAATCAAGACTCATTTCCAGAAGCACCCTCTTGCCATAGTTAATATTAAAGGAAGGGCAAAAGGCACCTCAGTTCAGGAGGTGGTGTTCAAGCTAGAG CAAGCAACTGGTGCCGTATTAGTCTCTCGGGAGCCAAACAAAGTTATACTTTATAGGGGTTGGGGGGCAGGAGAGAAACCTAGAACCAAAATAAATGATATAGAAGTTGAAGAGGGAGAAACTTCTAAGCCTACTGTCTCTCCTGAACTGTTGGAAGCCATCAAAGTTGAATGTGGATTGTT GAGAGTGATGAATTCATAA
- the LOC110272304 gene encoding uncharacterized protein LOC110272304 isoform X3 — protein sequence MGQGLQPGRRRMQRQVWRRLCRRKLLACYNYRHFWAFCNRLPNKLYEKMKQVAAPDYSQGTRSHLGRRLSPWMQKIQNRKNCCQNSNCPSPKE from the exons ATGGGTCAAGGATTGCAACCAGGGAGGAGGCGGATGCAGAGGCAGGTTTGGCGGCGTTTGTGCCGGCGGAAGCTGCTAGCCTGCTACAACTATAGGCATTTCTGGGCATTTTGCAACAGACTTCCCAACAAGCTCTATGAGAAAATGAAA CAGGTAGCAGCACCAGATTACTCTCAAGGGACGCGCTCCCACCTAGgg AGGCGTCTATCTCCTTGGATGCAGAAAATCCAGAACCGTAAAAATTGTTGCCAGAATTCTAATTGCCCTTCGCCGAAAG AATAA